Below is a genomic region from Fusobacterium canifelinum.
AAAAGGATTAACTTCTATTTTATAGGAGTTAATCCTCATTAAAAGCTAAATAATTTTACCTAATTTTATGATAATACAACTATCTAAAATATATTAGGCTGTTTTTTTAATATATTTCTTATAAAATTCATCAACATAAATAGCTATTGCATTATCACCTGAAACATTTATAGCAGTACCAAAGCTATCTTGTGTTATATATAAAGCTATTAATAATGAAGCCAAAGGTCCTTGTGAATCTATTCCTACTAAGAATAAGAAAGGTAGGGCACTCATAACAGCTCCACCTGGTGCACCTGGTGCTGCAACCATAGCTATTCCAAGCATACATAAGAATGGTAACATCATTCCAAGAGAATGTGGCATATCATTTAATAATAAAACTCCCATAATACAACTTGTTAAAGTTATCATACTTCCTGATAAGTGAATAGTTGCACATAGAGGAACAACGAAATCAACTATTTCAGGACTTGTTCCATTTTTCAATCCACATTGTACATTTACAGGGATAGTTGCAGCTGATGATTGAGTTCCAACTGCTGTAAAATATGCTGGTATTTGGTTTTTTATAAGAGTAAATGGATTTCTCTTTGATACTCCACCAGCAATAGAAAACATAACAAGCATATAAATATAGTGCATAGCAAAGATACATAGATATATAGCTAAAAATACTCCCATAACTTTATATACTATACCAGAATATGCCATTTCACTAAATATTCCTAAAATATGGAAAGGTAATAGTGGAATTACAAATCCAGCTAATACTTTTGTAATAATTTCTTCATATTCTTCAAATAATTTAAATGTTATTTCACCCTTTTTTTGACTTCTCATAACACTGATTGTTATTCCCATCATAAATGCAAAAACTATTGCAGCTGTTACATCTATTGGCGGTCTTAATGGAATTGTAAAATAAGGGGCAACATCTTTTCCTTCAAAATTTATTCCTGAAGAAATCCCTGAAATTAATTTAGGATACAAATTAGCTGCAACTGTATATGAAAATGTTCCTGCAACTATTGTTGATACATATGAAACAACAGCAGTAAATCCTAAAAGTTTTCCAGCACCTTCAGTAAGTTTTGCTATTCCTGATACAACATATCCAACTATCATAAGTGGTATAAAGAATGATAGGAATAAGCCAAAAAATGTACTGAAAGTTTTAAAAATTCTAACTATCCAAAGTGGTAAAAATTGCCCGATTAATATACCAACAATGATTGCAATAATCAATTTTGGTACTAAGCCTAATTTTTTAGCAGCCATAACGTTCCCTCCCTTAAAGAAATATAAATGTTTTATATTTATATAGAACAGTATATACTATATATATATATATATAAATATTATTTATTTAATTAAATTTATCACAATATTCTTATTTAGTCAAGCAATATTCAGAAAAAAATGATATAATTAAAAAAAATTTAATTTATGGAGGAAATATGAAAAAGATTAATTTAGATTATTCAAAAGTTTTTAATTTCATCAATCAAGATGAACTAAGTCAAATGAAAGTTTTAGTTGATGAGGTTTCAACAAAATTACACAATAAAAGTGGGGCCGGAAATGATTTTTTAGGTTGGCTTGATTTACCAATCAACTATGATAAAGAAGAATTTTCAAGAATAAAAAAAGTTAGTGAAAAAATAAAGGCTGACTCTGATGTTTTAGTTGTTATTGGTATAGGTGGTTCATATTTAGGAGCAAGAGCAGTTATAGAATGTTTAAGTCATAGTTTCTTTAACTCTTTAAATAAGGAAAAAAGAAATGCTCCTGAAATATACTTTGCAGGACAAAATATATCAGGAAAATATTTAAAAGACTTAATAGAAATTATTGGAGATAGAGATTTTTCTGTAAATGTAATTTCTAAGTCAGGAACAACAACTGAACCAGCAATAGCTTTCAGAGTATTTAAAGAACTTTTAGAAAATAAATATGGTGAAAAAGCAAAGGATAGAATCTATGTTACAACTGATAAAAATAAAGGTGCTTTAAAGAAACTTGCAGATGAAAAAGGCTATGAAGAATTTGTGATTCCTGATGATGTAGGAGGAAGATTCTCTGTTCTTACAGCAGTTGGTTTACTTCCAATAGCAGTTGCAGGAATAAGTATTGATGATTTAATGAATGGAGCTAAAACAGCAAGAGAAGATTACTCAAAAGATTTTACAGATAATGATTGCTATAAATATGCTGCAATAAGAAATATACTATATAAGAAAAACTTTAATATTGAAATTTTAGCTAACTATGAACCAAGATTTCACTATATTTCTGAATGGTGGAAACAACTATATGGAGAATCAGAAGGAAAAGATAAAAAAGGTATCTTCCCTGCTTCTGTGGATTTAACAACAGATTTACATTCTATGGGACAATATATTCAAGATGGAAGAAGAAACTTATTTGAAACTATATTGAATGTTGAAAATTCTGATAAAGATATTGTTATAAAAAAAGAAGTTGAGGATTTAGATGGACTTAATTATTTAGAAGGTAAAGGACTTTCTTTTGTAAATAATAAAGCTTTTGAAGGAACTTTACTTGCTCATATAGATGGTGGTGTTCCTAATTTAGTTATAAATATTCCTGAAGTTACAGCTTTTAATATAGGATATTTAATTTATTTCTTTGAAAAAGCTTGTGCTATCAGTGGATATTTACTAGAAGTTAATCCTTTTGACCAACCTGGTGTAGAATCATATAAGAAAAATATGTTTGCCCTTTTAGGAAAGAAAGGTTATGAAGAATTGTCAAAAGAATTAAATGAAAGATTAAAAAAATAAAGTACAAAAAGCCAATTACATAAATTTTGATTTGTAATTGGCTTTCTTTTATTTATACTAATTTTAATTTCCTTTCCACAAAATGCTATACCTATATATGTTATTTCTCTTATCCCATTTTGTTTCAATGAGATATCATATTTTTTATCTTCTATTTGTTTTAAGGCTTCCTTTGATACTTCTTCAAGTTTTTCTATATTATCTGTTGGCTTAAATTCCATTATAAAGGCTCTTTTACTTTTATTCTTTGGCTCTATTAAAAAATCATATCTTCCTAAACCACTTTCTATATTGGATTTTGTTATATATTCTCCTTCTAAATATAAGCCCATACCCATTATTAGTCCGTGATAAAAGGCTTCATTTCCTTTTTTTATATCATTATAACTTATTTCCTCTTCCAAAATATTTTTCTAAAAAGCCATCTTTAAAAAGTTCTTTTACTTCTTTATTTGGTAATCTTAATATATAATTCTTTTGATCTATTTTTTCTTCTATTGTTAAATAACCACTAAATAACAATAGTTCCCATAATTCATTTTCATTTAATAATTTTGATAAATCTGATGTTCCTGATATATTCTGCCTTAATCCTTCTCCATCAAATAATTTTTCTAAGGCTCTTATTGTATCCTTTGTTATTTTTTTTAATACATCATTTATTAAATCATTCCCTGACGTATCCACCCAATAAGCTCTTAATTTTTTATCTTGTAAAAAATTCAATATACTCCAAGGATTATATACTTCACTATCCCCGAATCTATATCCATCATACCAATCTTTTACATTTGATACTTCTGCTTCTATTCCATAATCTTTAAGGCTTTTCTCCACTTCTTCTGTCAATCCATAACTATCTGTATAGACATCACTTAATATTGTATAAGTTCTTAAATTATTTAAATCTGAGAATATTCCTGCCTTTATTACTCTTATTATTCCAGTTAGAACTCCCATTTGCAAGTAAGTATTATCTTTTAGAACTGAACTATAAAAAGTTTTAAAGAAATCCTTTGCATTTTTTGTGTTTCTATATATTCATAATATTGTAAATTTCAATATATGTCAACAGAAAAAAGCTATCACAAATCAATAAATTTGTAATAGCTTTCTCTTATAAAAGTTTAAAGTTTTTTATAATATTAGAATATAACTCTTAATCCTAGTCCACCTCTTAGGTTTTCTCCCTTAGTATCATATCCTACATTGGCAGTTACTCCAACTCTTGTATTATCTACTCCAACATTCAAGTCAAATTTAACATTTCCTCTTCTGTCTTCTTTTTCTCCTCTTAGATCATACCAACCAGCTGATGTGTAACCTACTCTTGCTTTATTCTTAGCATTTGCAACTCTTCCTAATTCATTTTCATAAGCTACTCCTGCTGATGTAGTTAATGCTTTCATTCCAAAGTAATGTTTAAATACTAATTCTGCTCCTAATTCTGGTCTTACTGAGAAGTAGTCATTTTGTTTAACTTCTAATCTTACTTCTCCATTCTTTTCTCTTATCTTAGATGTTCTTCCATATTCTAGTCTTAATGCTGCATATGGTCTTACTGAGAATCTTTCACTTAATCTAAATTCTTTACCTATTTCATTCTTTATTCCTATTCCATAAGTATAGTATCTAGATTTTGCATGGAATACTTCATCTACAACTAAGAATTTTCTATGCATTCTGTTACGTCCTACAAAGATATCTCCTGATATTGTCCAATTCAAACTATTATTTTCATCAAATGGAACTGATTTCAATAATCCTACTTTTGCTTGTAACATTTGTTCTTTTGAATTTCCTATATCTTTAAATTTGAAAGTGTTATGAACTATACCTGTATACCATCCAGTTCCTCTTCCTAATTTAATATCTTCATTTTCATGAACATAAGCTACTCCATAAGCATGATACTTATAATCTTTTATTCCAGCAGTTTCAGTCTTATATTCTCCTCTAGTTCCAAATGTTTTAATTTTATTTGAATCCTTAGAAGCTGTTCTCCATTCGTCTCTTAGATAGTTAAATTCTTTATCTAAGATATCTCCTGTTGCTTGTACTCTTTGTTGTACATTTGCATATTGTTGTCCTAACATTTCATCAAATGCTTGTGACAATAAGATAGCTTCATTCTTTCCTATTCCATTTAATTTATTAAATACTCTCTTTTCTTTTGAATCAAGTGCATTCATACCATATCTTTGTTCTAATCCATCTAAGAAATTATATGGAGTAGTACTATTTTTAGCATATTCTTTGTAATCCACTTTAGTCATTACAACAGATTGGATTTTTCCAGTACCATATAATCTTCTTGGTACTGCTGCCCAAGTTAGAGATCCTGATATAACATCAAATTTTTCTAATCCACTTGCATCTATTGCATTGTTATATCTTCTTAAAATATTTGGTCCAACAGCTATAGTTTTAGCATTAGTGTATTCTGCAGCTTCTGCTCCAATTATTAAATCAGCTTTTTGTAAACCTCTTAAATGTTGTAATCCTTGTATTGGGTTAGTAAAGTTTACACCTGATGTATCCACATACATACCTATTCTTGATACTGAACCAAGATCTTTATGTTCTTGTGATACTTTCATATTCTTAGCTACTTTATTTGGATCTGCTACTGATAAATTAGTTCCAGTAGTTGCATCTATTTCAGCTGGAGTTAAAACTTTTCCATTTGCATCTGTTATTATACTATTTCTTAGTCCACCTTTAGGTACACTTAGAGTTTTATCTCCAAACTTCTTATCTCCACCAGCAGTTCCTTCTATATTTTTAGTTTTTTCTGCTGATCCATTTTGAACAATTATAGTTCCTTCTACAACATTATCTTTTGCACCATTTGCTGTTACTATACCTTTTGAACTAGGAGCTTTTATAATTATTTGTCCATAGTTTTTAAATACAGTATTTTTACCTGTTGAGTATACAGCTATTGCACTTTGTGCTGAAGGTTCTATTACAATCTTACCAGTAGTTGTATTTATTCCTGTTGCTCCACTTTCTAAATACATTCCTATTGCTTTTTTACCAGTAATATTAATTGTTCCAGCATTTTCAGCAGTTGATCCTACTCCTGAAGCATACATTCCTATTGAATTATCAAATCCAACATTAATAGTTCCTGTATTGATTACATGACCTACTCTATTTTTGCTTGTATTTTTAGTATCTGTATATCCTGCTGCCATACCTATACTGTATAATTCATTTTCTAAATCTGTTTTACCTACTGTTATAGTAGCAGCATTTCTAGCAACTCCTGTTCCACCAGCTCTATATGCACTGTATATTCCAACATTTCCAGTTCCACTAGAAAAATTCATACTTGCACCAGCATTATTTGTTAAATTACCAGCTACATAATATCCATAGTTTCCATTTCCAGAAGATGTTATTTTAGTATTTCCTACAACATTTGAATTTGCATTAGATGTATAAGTATATACTGCATCTCCAGGTAAAGCTACTGATGTTAGGTTATTATTGATAGTCGAGTTTCCTGTTCCAGCATCAACTATACCAATAGATCCTTTTCCAATAGTGAAAGATGTTAAGTTATTATTAACTGTTCCTCCATTTCCAACATAGTAAACTCCAACTGCTTCTTGGTTAGTTCCTAATGTTTTTCCTATTGTTAACTTAGAGTTTGTATTTAAGTTTACATTTCCACCTTTTGCATAGATACCTATTGCTCCATCTCCAACTGTTAGTGATGAATTTGCTTCTAAGCTAGCTAATGCTGTTGTTCCATAGATACCTATTGATTTATTTCCAGCTTTTATTGCATTAAAGTTTCTTACTGTTCCTCCATTTTTCAAGTGAATAGCAACACTTTGATCTTTTCCAGTAGTATTTCCTACTGTTATTGTATTACGGTTATCAATAGTATGTGCTGCACCTTCAGCATGTATACCTATTGAAGATGTTCCAGTTAAGTTTATCTTACCGTTGTTTGTGTAAGTTGCAGCTGTTCCTCTATTTACAACTAATCCTTTTGCACCTTCTTGTGTTGAATTAATTTGTCCTGTATGAGAAAGTGAAGCTCCATCTTTCATATACATTCCAACTGAATTCTTTCCAAGAGTTAATATTCCAGTATTCTTTAATGTTCCAGCTGCTCCTGTTGAATAGATTGCTGCCCCATTAGCTCCAACTGTTATATTAGAATTATTTTCTATTCTTGCACCATTTACCCCATAAGCTCCAACTGATTTGTTACCTGTTAGAGTAATAGTTTTTCCAGCTGCTGTTTTTAATTCAGGAGTTGCTCCTGCTTTTCTTCCATTTAAGTAGAAAGCTACACTTTCTTGTCCACTTAATGCTAAGTTTGCTCTCCAATCAACAGTAGAATTTTTTGCACTTACTAATGTTACTTTATTTCCTGCAAATGTTTTATTCTTATTATAAGTTAACACTGAATTATCCATTGAGAAATATGAGAAACTCTTGTTATTTGATACTATATTTAGATTTTCAGTTAGGCTTGAACCACTTGAACTAAATGTCATATTTTTTAAGTTAAAGATTGAGTTTCCATTTCCATTTAATATTACTTTAGAAGTTAAATTCAATGTTCTTCCTGTAAATGCTCCACTAAAGTTAAATGCTATACCATTTCCTGCTAATGTAATATCTCCTGATGAAGTAATATTAGAATTTTTAGCATTAATAGCAACACCTTTTAATCCCATATTAATTTTACCTGTATTTGATACAGTAGAATTTACAGAATGAATTCCTATACTTTGTTGAGAATTTGAAAAATTAATAGTTCCTGTATTTGTTAATACAGATTTATTAACTGCCAAAGTATTTTCAGCAAATATACCAAAGGCCTTTGTTTTTCCATTTATACCTTTTAATGTACCTGCATTTGTTACAGAAATAGTTCTATCTCCTAATGTAGAAGAACCTAATCTATTTGCACCATATAGGGCAACTCCTTCTTGTCCAACAGCAATAGTTGCACCTTGAGCATTTGTTACTTTAGAACCACCTGCACCATAGATACCTACTCCATTATTTCCACTTACTTCAATAGTTCCTTTATTTGTTAAAGTAATGAAGTCTCCTGCCATAGCAGTAGTTGTTTTTCTACTAGCTGCTGGTCCAGTTGTTATACTATTTCCTGTTAATTTGATTGTTCCTAAGTTAGTTACTGATATATCTCCAACTTTTCCTTTTGAAGTTCCACCTTCATCATAGTTTCCTTGGAATAAAGCTACTTGTCCACCTTTTGTTCCTGTTATAGTTTTTCCACTATTTAATGTCATAGTAGATGAACGGAAGTCCACTTTATAGAAAGCATCAGGATTTGTAGTTGTTGAATCATTGTTTAAATTAACATTTTGATCTATTTCTAACTTTCCTCTATATACTGCATATACCTTGTATTTTGTAGATGCATTATTTACTGTTACTTTATGTCCTAAACTTGAAGCTATACTTGAAGTTGTAGCAACACTACTTAATTTGATATTTCCTCCAGTAGGTTTATCTAAAATCATTAGAGTTCCACCTGGATTCAAAGTTATATCAAGCTTTCCTGTACTAGTTCCATTAGCAAACATACTATCAAAGAAGTTAGCTAATCCACTTATAGATCCATTACTTTGAATTGTTGTACCTTTTAAGTAGAAAGCATAACCACCATTATTTATAGTTGCTTTTACATTACCTGTTAACTTGAATACCCCATTAGCAACATTTGCAGCATTTTTAGATTCATAGTTATAGAATAATAATCCTCCATTATTTGCAATTAATTTTAAATTTCCTGAAGTATTATCTAAGTTAACAATTGATTTATCTGAATATAAACCTACTCCAGAATTTGATGCTTGTACAGTTCCAGCTTTTAATTCTGTTTTAGTTTGTGCTGCTTGTCCTTTAGCATAAAGTCCTATAGATTGTCTTCCAGATACATCAATTTTAGCAGTAGTTGTGTTCATTAAAAATTCTCCAGTATTATATACACCTGTTGAATTTGGTCCTGATATATTGATTTGACCTTTATTTTCTGCCTTAGAAACATTAGTTCCTTGTAATATTGATGTCATACCAACAGAATTTGGAGAAGTTCCTATATTGATTTTTCCTGTTGTTTCATTTACTATTTTAGCTTGATTTGTTGCTAACATTCCATAACTGTCTTTTCCACGTAAAGCAGCAGTTGCAGCTGTACCTTTATCAAGAGATATTGTTCCTCTATTTATTGCAGTTGCTGTTCCTTTTCCATTTGGTCCTGCTGTATTTACTCCATTAGCAACCATACCAATAGCACCTTGTCCAGTGATATTGATATTTGCACCTGCAGCATTTATAACTGTTGTATCATATGCTCCTGTTGTTGTTGAGTAAGTAGATTCAACTTGGTCTGCTCTCATACCAACATTTAATTTATATTGTCCACTTGCTTTTTGTGCTCTAGCAGATATATTTATATTTTTGTTATTTGTCATATTAGAATCAATATTTACAAACATTCCTAATGCATTTGAAATATTATCTTGTAAGTTGATAGTTCCGTTATTTACAGCTTTTCCAGCATCTAAACTTACTTTATTACTTACACTTGGGTCTGCCATTAATGCCATAGCTGCTGAATTATCTGCCTTATCACTACCATTAGGATTCTTTCTAAGTGTTATTTCACCGTTATTAGTCATTTCAGCACTTGGATCTGAATGAGCCGCTAATTTCATTCCATAACTTTCAGCTCCACTTATTTGAATTTTTCCATTTGCTGTATTTACTAATTTAGCATAAGTTACCCATTTATCATAAGCTCCAGCTTGTTTAGGAAGATATATATACATTCCTATAGAACGTTCTCCTCTAAAATCAATAGTTCCATTATTTTCTATTTTTTGATGTTGAACTTGAGACCAACTATTTGTTCCCCAACCTTGTCTACTGTTTTCTTCAACTTGTGCCATACCAACTTTATATCCAACATAACCATCTGTACTTCTCTTAATATTATATGGAGTATTGTTAGGACCTACTATTGTCTTAGTAGTACTTCCCATAGCTGTTATATAAGCATCATTCTTTTCAGCCACATCTGTTATAGTACCACTGTTTCTAAGTGTTGCTCCATTTTCTTGAGAAACAAAACCTAAAGTAAGTATTCCTCCAAGATTTACAGTTTTTCCACTTGGTATTTCAAAAGTAGGAGTTCCACCTGCATTATCTATTTCCCAGAATCTAGATCCTCCTATAAAGAAATATTGATGGTTTCTATCTGTACCTTGTGAATTTGCAACTCCATTTGCAAACTCTTTTGTTCCACCAAAATTATATGAGTTAAAATAGTAAGTATTTCCTCCAGTTGTTGGTGCTGGTAAAGTTGATGAATTTTCTTCTGCAAACATTTTAAAAGCATAAGACTTTTCAGCTAAACTATTATTAGGCCAAGTATAGTGTAAAATAGTATTCAAATTTTGACTACTAGCATTATCAGTTGAACCTAAAAATCCACCCTTAGTATTTTGTCTTGGTGTATTTACGTCGTCACTGTTACAATTACTATTACAGTCAGCACCTAGTATTACAGCAAAAGTAGGTGGTGCTGGTAAAGTAGGTGGTGTTACATCAGGTGCAACTGGTGAAAATGATGGTATATTAATATTTGGTGCACTTGGTGTATTTGGTACTCCTGGTGCAGCACTTGGTGTAGGTGGTTGTACATTAACTGGTGGTACATTTAATGTAATTGCACCTTTTTGAATATTTTTAGGTCTAATTCCTGCACTTACTTCTATTGATATTGGATCTTCAAGAACTGCTGCTCTTGTTATTAAACCATAATTTAATCCATTTCCATTTGGATTAAACCCTCCATTTGCAGCTATTATTGAATTTAATGCTGTTAATTGAGCAGCTGTTCTAGCTGTTGCCACTCTACCAAAAACATTTGTACTTCTTGAAAATACACCTTCAAATGGATATTTTTCAGACTTATCTCCTCTTCCTTTATATGCACCATTCCATTGGCTATACATATAGTTTGCTCCAAATTGCCATGAAGCCCAAGGTGATTTTACTACTTGATCTCCTTGTTCCATTAATTGAATTAACTCTAATCTTAATCCTGCTAAGCCTTTTTCATTTTCTGCTCTTGCAGCATCTATCTTAGATTGTAAACTTCCTACTGAATTCCTTAAATTTTCTTTTGATGAAGCTATTTGTTCAGTTGTCATTACTTCTTGTTGTGCCACTGCTTCTTGTGCTACAACTTCTTCAGAAAATGCACTAACCCCCATCATTAAGAATAAAATAGCTAATCCTAGTGAATATTTTACACTTTTGTATCTCTTTACTATTGAACGTAAAGTATTTTCTACTTTATATAGATTATTATTCACTCTTTCAACCCTCCCCCTATTTATTTTCTCTTTGAACTAATTTAAATTCTACTCTTCTGTTTTGTGCTCTTCCTTCTTTTGTTTCGTTAGTCGCTATTGGTTGTTCTTCTCCCATTGCTTCTATTCCCACTATTCTATCTTCTGCTAATCCAAATTCTAGTAACTTAGCTTTTACACTTTCTGCTCTTCTTCTTGAAAGTTTAAAGTTATATGCATTACTTCCTATTGAGTCAGTATGTCCTACTATTGTTATTTCATAATTGTTTTGTTCTACAAATTCTTTTATATTAGTTAATAAATCATAATATTGTGGCTTTACATTTGATTTATCAAAATCAAAATTTAATGATCTTTCATCTAATACTATTGTCATTTCTTTTGGTGCTTCTGAATTTAATATATCTACATTCTTTAATTCTAGCGCATTTATTCTTATACTATTTTCACGCATTTGAGTTGTTGTTAAAGTTTGAACTGCTAATGCTGGTAAAGAAAATACTAATAAGAACAACATTACCATTATTGTTGTTGTTGAGTTTTTTCTCTTTCCCATTGTTTAGCCTCCTTTTCTAATGATACATATTCTTCTGCATATTCTACTTTTCCTTCTTCTATTAATTTATCTAAGTTTTCTGATGGTTTTACATATTTATGGTTTCTTAGGTAATCTTCTATCACATCTAATCTTGCTGTATTGTAGTTTACTACTTTTTGATCTGTACATGCTACTAATGATAGTACTCCTATTGCTAATATCGCTAATTTTTTCATATTCTTTCTCTCCTTTTTAATAATTTACTTTTCTTTCTAATTCCCCAACATTCTTTTCTAAGTTGTCTATCATTTCATTTGTCTTATTGTAGTTTTCAATCTTATCATTTATTTCTAACATTCTTTTCTTGATTCTTTGAACTTCTACATCCATTCTTTCTGATTCTGTCATATCTTTTTCAGATTTCTTTGGAGCTTGCGCAACTTCTTCTCCTTCTGTTACAACTACTTCTCCATTTTCTCCAACAACTTCTGTTGCTTGTGGATTTTCTTTTGCTAATCTTTCTGCTTCTTTTGCTTTTTCTGCTTGCATTTTGTCATATTCTTCTAATAATCTCTTTTTATCTGCATCATCATCTGCAAATGAAACTGAGCCTACTAAAAGTAACGCTAACATTGTTCCAAATAATATTTTATTTTTCACTTTTGCCCCCTTAGTATTTTATATAATTTTATTATTATTTTGCTTGTTCTACTGTTGCTTCTTGTGTATTTACTTCTGCTGGTGCTGCTTCTTGTGGAACTTCAGCTGGACTTGATTGTTCTGTAACTTCTGCCTTTTGTTCATCCATAATTGATGGTCTAGCTTTTTCTTCCCCCATTATTTCATAGTAACCTGCAACTTCTGCTTCTTCTCTTGCTACACTTCTTACTACTCTTTCATAGAAATCTAATTTATTTAGCGCTTTCTTTCTTGTTAATTCTAACTTTTCTGCTTCTGTCTTTGGTTTTGCTTCTGCTGCTCTTTTTGCTTCAAGCATTTCATCTACATTATCCATTGATGCTATTTCGCTAGGTGACATCCCTAATTCTTTTGCTTCTGCTATAAGTTTTGCTTTTTCTGCTTCCTCTTTTTCTATTTTTTCTCTCATTCTATCTAAGATATCCATTGCTTCTTTTTGTTCTTCTGCGCTCATTGTTGTACTTGCTTCTGCTACAACAGGAGTTGCTTCTTCTGCATATGCTAAAGAAGATAATGCACATAAAAATAGAATACATTTTATATATCTTTTCATATTCTCCTCCCAATTAATTTAATACTTCTAGCAATTTTGTTAATTCTACTATTTGTTGTTCTTTGTCAGCTATTTTTTGTTCTAGTTTGTTGTAGTATTCGTCAAATCTTTTTAATAACTTTTTGTACTCATCTCTATGCCATCTTATTTTTGAATCTTCTTTTAATTTAGCATAAAGTTCTTCTCTTCCTAGTTGTCTTTCTTTTAAT
It encodes:
- a CDS encoding FAD-I family protein — translated: MKNKILFGTMLALLLVGSVSFADDDADKKRLLEEYDKMQAEKAKEAERLAKENPQATEVVGENGEVVVTEGEEVAQAPKKSEKDMTESERMDVEVQRIKKRMLEINDKIENYNKTNEMIDNLEKNVGELERKVNY
- a CDS encoding autotransporter-associated N-terminal domain-containing protein — protein: MNNNLYKVENTLRSIVKRYKSVKYSLGLAILFLMMGVSAFSEEVVAQEAVAQQEVMTTEQIASSKENLRNSVGSLQSKIDAARAENEKGLAGLRLELIQLMEQGDQVVKSPWASWQFGANYMYSQWNGAYKGRGDKSEKYPFEGVFSRSTNVFGRVATARTAAQLTALNSIIAANGGFNPNGNGLNYGLITRAAVLEDPISIEVSAGIRPKNIQKGAITLNVPPVNVQPPTPSAAPGVPNTPSAPNINIPSFSPVAPDVTPPTLPAPPTFAVILGADCNSNCNSDDVNTPRQNTKGGFLGSTDNASSQNLNTILHYTWPNNSLAEKSYAFKMFAEENSSTLPAPTTGGNTYYFNSYNFGGTKEFANGVANSQGTDRNHQYFFIGGSRFWEIDNAGGTPTFEIPSGKTVNLGGILTLGFVSQENGATLRNSGTITDVAEKNDAYITAMGSTTKTIVGPNNTPYNIKRSTDGYVGYKVGMAQVEENSRQGWGTNSWSQVQHQKIENNGTIDFRGERSIGMYIYLPKQAGAYDKWVTYAKLVNTANGKIQISGAESYGMKLAAHSDPSAEMTNNGEITLRKNPNGSDKADNSAAMALMADPSVSNKVSLDAGKAVNNGTINLQDNISNALGMFVNIDSNMTNNKNINISARAQKASGQYKLNVGMRADQVESTYSTTTGAYDTTVINAAGANINITGQGAIGMVANGVNTAGPNGKGTATAINRGTISLDKGTAATAALRGKDSYGMLATNQAKIVNETTGKINIGTSPNSVGMTSILQGTNVSKAENKGQINISGPNSTGVYNTGEFLMNTTTAKIDVSGRQSIGLYAKGQAAQTKTELKAGTVQASNSGVGLYSDKSIVNLDNTSGNLKLIANNGGLLFYNYESKNAANVANGVFKLTGNVKATINNGGYAFYLKGTTIQSNGSISGLANFFDSMFANGTSTGKLDITLNPGGTLMILDKPTGGNIKLSSVATTSSIASSLGHKVTVNNASTKYKVYAVYRGKLEIDQNVNLNNDSTTTNPDAFYKVDFRSSTMTLNSGKTITGTKGGQVALFQGNYDEGGTSKGKVGDISVTNLGTIKLTGNSITTGPAASRKTTTAMAGDFITLTNKGTIEVSGNNGVGIYGAGGSKVTNAQGATIAVGQEGVALYGANRLGSSTLGDRTISVTNAGTLKGINGKTKAFGIFAENTLAVNKSVLTNTGTINFSNSQQSIGIHSVNSTVSNTGKINMGLKGVAINAKNSNITSSGDITLAGNGIAFNFSGAFTGRTLNLTSKVILNGNGNSIFNLKNMTFSSSGSSLTENLNIVSNNKSFSYFSMDNSVLTYNKNKTFAGNKVTLVSAKNSTVDWRANLALSGQESVAFYLNGRKAGATPELKTAAGKTITLTGNKSVGAYGVNGARIENNSNITVGANGAAIYSTGAAGTLKNTGILTLGKNSVGMYMKDGASLSHTGQINSTQEGAKGLVVNRGTAATYTNNGKINLTGTSSIGIHAEGAAHTIDNRNTITVGNTTGKDQSVAIHLKNGGTVRNFNAIKAGNKSIGIYGTTALASLEANSSLTVGDGAIGIYAKGGNVNLNTNSKLTIGKTLGTNQEAVGVYYVGNGGTVNNNLTSFTIGKGSIGIVDAGTGNSTINNNLTSVALPGDAVYTYTSNANSNVVGNTKITSSGNGNYGYYVAGNLTNNAGASMNFSSGTGNVGIYSAYRAGGTGVARNAATITVGKTDLENELYSIGMAAGYTDTKNTSKNRVGHVINTGTINVGFDNSIGMYASGVGSTAENAGTINITGKKAIGMYLESGATGINTTTGKIVIEPSAQSAIAVYSTGKNTVFKNYGQIIIKAPSSKGIVTANGAKDNVVEGTIIVQNGSAEKTKNIEGTAGGDKKFGDKTLSVPKGGLRNSIITDANGKVLTPAEIDATTGTNLSVADPNKVAKNMKVSQEHKDLGSVSRIGMYVDTSGVNFTNPIQGLQHLRGLQKADLIIGAEAAEYTNAKTIAVGPNILRRYNNAIDASGLEKFDVISGSLTWAAVPRRLYGTGKIQSVVMTKVDYKEYAKNSTTPYNFLDGLEQRYGMNALDSKEKRVFNKLNGIGKNEAILLSQAFDEMLGQQYANVQQRVQATGDILDKEFNYLRDEWRTASKDSNKIKTFGTRGEYKTETAGIKDYKYHAYGVAYVHENEDIKLGRGTGWYTGIVHNTFKFKDIGNSKEQMLQAKVGLLKSVPFDENNSLNWTISGDIFVGRNRMHRKFLVVDEVFHAKSRYYTYGIGIKNEIGKEFRLSERFSVRPYAALRLEYGRTSKIREKNGEVRLEVKQNDYFSVRPELGAELVFKHYFGMKALTTSAGVAYENELGRVANAKNKARVGYTSAGWYDLRGEKEDRRGNVKFDLNVGVDNTRVGVTANVGYDTKGENLRGGLGLRVIF
- a CDS encoding OmpA family protein; translation: MGKRKNSTTTIMVMLFLLVFSLPALAVQTLTTTQMRENSIRINALELKNVDILNSEAPKEMTIVLDERSLNFDFDKSNVKPQYYDLLTNIKEFVEQNNYEITIVGHTDSIGSNAYNFKLSRRRAESVKAKLLEFGLAEDRIVGIEAMGEEQPIATNETKEGRAQNRRVEFKLVQRENK